A DNA window from Brassica napus cultivar Da-Ae chromosome C1, Da-Ae, whole genome shotgun sequence contains the following coding sequences:
- the LOC106372871 gene encoding glutathione S-transferase T3-like: protein MNSNSYIPVSNFVDLLNSQQETVFGFVQESGEVSSSQVPLFSSQATEAETTGERKESRSWTPVDDVALISAWLNTSKDPVVGNEQRAGAFWNRVAAYFAVSPKVAGAEPRESSHCKNRWQKINDQVNKFCGAYDSATREKSSGQNEKDVLKLALEIFYNNHKKKFTLEHAWKELRNDQKWCELSAAKTAGSSKKRKCDESAQSSSSYAFETTTGEEEQATIRPPGVKASKGFGKKTMAEGKRLTEFQSLWSIRKEDIAAKERLTKMKLLESLVGKEELAEYEEALKKKLIDELLSN, encoded by the coding sequence ATGAATTCCAATTCATATATACCGGTCTCAAACTTTGTAGACCTTCTGAATAGTCAACAAGAGACTGTCTTTGGCTTTGTTCAAGAGAGTGGTGAAGTTTCTTCCTCCCAAGTCCCTCTCTTTAGTAGTCAAGCAACGGAAGCAGAGACTACTGGAGAGCGTAAGGAAAGCAGGTCTTGGACGCCTGTAGATGATGTTGCTCTCATTAGCGCTTGGCTTAACACAAGCAAAGACCCGGTTGTAGGCAACGAGCAAAGAGCCGGTGCGTTCTGGAATAGGGTTGCTGCATACTTTGCGGTTAGTCCCAAGGTTGCAGGTGCTGAACCGAGAGAGTCATCCCATTGTAAGAACCGGTGGCAGAAGATCAATGACCAAGTGAACAAATTCTGTGGGGCTTATGACTCTGCAACAAGAGAGAAGAGTAGTGGCCAAAATGAGAAAGATGTTCTCAAACTTGCGCTTGAGATCTTCTACAACAACCACAAAAAGAAGTTCACTCTTGAGCATGCATGGAAGGAGTTGCGGAATGACCAGAAATGGTGTGAATTGTCAGCAGCTAAAACCGCAGGAAGCAGTAAAAAGAGGAAGTGTGATGAGAGTGCACAATCATCGAGCTCATACGCATTTGAAACCACCACTGGTGAAGAAGAGCAGGCCACCATTCGTCCCCCGGGTGTTAAGGCTTCAAAGGGCTTTGGTAAGAAGACGATGGCAGAGGGTAAGAGATTAACTGAGTTTCAAAGTCTGTGGAGCATCAGGAAGGAGGATATCGCGGCGAAAGAGAGGCTGACAAAGATGAAGCTACTTGAGTCATTAGTAGGAAAAGAAGAATTAGCTGAGTATGAGGAAGCTCTGAAAAAGAAGCTCATCGATGAGTTGTTGTCTAATTAG